A single genomic interval of Candidatus Syntrophosphaera sp. harbors:
- a CDS encoding Tpl protein codes for MQEYIEVEFRSGRLGYYQNTQNLTINPEDLIIVEVERGDDIAQVVHLSISGQDIVPQPPQGGKTYKIKRLATEEDIEKLHNLPHEEEKAARTFEDVLRRYSFDMKLIETVFQFDGNKLTFFFTAEGRIDFRVFVRELATVFRTRIELHQTTGRDEAKRLGGFGMCGLQYCCGNFLKRFNQVTIKMAKDQNLAGNLAKISGPCGRLLCCLNFEENFYLEEGRDLPIPGTCVMYQGKRMYVFKTDVLNKKIHLSDEDQSLTEIDLESFQKLEVVSVPDIETC; via the coding sequence ATGCAAGAATACATAGAAGTCGAATTCCGTTCCGGGCGTTTGGGCTATTACCAAAACACCCAGAACCTGACCATCAACCCTGAAGACCTGATCATCGTCGAGGTCGAGCGGGGCGATGACATCGCCCAGGTCGTGCACCTGAGCATCAGCGGGCAAGACATCGTCCCCCAGCCTCCCCAGGGCGGCAAGACCTACAAGATCAAGCGGCTCGCCACCGAAGAGGACATCGAAAAACTGCACAACCTGCCCCACGAGGAAGAGAAAGCCGCCCGCACCTTCGAAGACGTCCTGCGGCGCTATTCGTTCGACATGAAGCTGATCGAGACGGTGTTCCAGTTCGACGGCAACAAGCTGACCTTCTTTTTCACGGCCGAGGGCAGGATCGATTTCCGCGTCTTCGTGCGTGAACTGGCCACCGTTTTCCGCACCCGGATCGAGCTGCACCAAACCACCGGGCGCGACGAGGCCAAACGCCTGGGCGGCTTTGGCATGTGCGGCCTGCAATATTGCTGCGGCAATTTCCTTAAACGCTTCAACCAGGTGACGATCAAGATGGCCAAGGACCAGAACCTGGCTGGAAATCTGGCCAAGATCTCCGGACCCTGCGGCAGATTGCTCTGCTGCCTCAATTTTGAGGAGAATTTCTATCTCGAGGAAGGCCGCGACCTGCCCATACCGGGCACCTGCGTAATGTATCAGGGCAAGCGGATGTATGTGTTCAAAACCGACGTCCTGAACAAGAAGATCCATCTCTCAGACGAGGACCAGAGCCTCACCGAGATCGATCTGGAATCGTTCCAAAAGCTGGAAGTGGTCTCCGTTCCGGATATTGAGACATGCTAA